A stretch of Coccidioides posadasii str. Silveira chromosome 2, complete sequence DNA encodes these proteins:
- the PSF2 gene encoding DNA replication protein psf2 (EggNog:ENOG410PNE1~COG:L~BUSCO:13722at33183): MAFPLPRGVTPSEITFLCEMEMVTVVPRQRLEGLELLGGPTEPLIPPRRSSLPLWLALLLKRQRRANILPPPWLNTEWLSEFLKAETDHDVFLPPPPLDCASYTGSVARRGARRSGHSGPRRTLDGQRYIPSAPFLLQNVVDDESTAPRNLWLPYHWLELATMLLETASDDLVEPDQIRRIIRDIREIRMAKMRKFTEYVDATAIGGGEGLPLTGVGAMEIGEARGFMSGAAETLRQIGASKEEALREQAEAGDDLRNDYDEDDEMEL, encoded by the exons ATGGCGTTCCCTCTGCCTCGAGGCGTCACGCCTTCGGAAATCACCTTCCTATGTGAAATGGAAATGGTGACCGTTGTTCCGAGGCAGCGTCTCGAAGGACTTGAATTGCTTGGT GGACCAACGGAGCCTCTGATTCCGCCCCGTCGCAGCTCCCTACCGCTCTGGCTTGCCCTTCTCCTTAAGCGACAGCGCCGTGCAAACATTCTCCCACCTCCATGGTTAAATACTGAATGGCTCTCCGAGTTCCTCAAAGCAGAAACCGACCACGACGTGTTTTTACCACCCCCTCCACTCGATTGCGCTTCGTATACGGGAAGTGTCGCCCGGCGAGGTGCCCGTAGGAGCGGACACTCGGGCCCCAGACGTACACTAGATGGCCAAAGGTACATCCCCTCAGCACCGTTTTTGCTTCAGAATGTAGTGGACGACGAGTCCACGGCCCCGAGGAATCTTTGGCTACCGTACCATTGGCTCGAGCTAGCGACAATGTTGCTCGAAACGGCGAGTGATGACCTGGTAGAACCGGATCAAATACGCCGCATAATACGGGACATTAGGGAAATACGAATGGCGAAAATGAGAAAATTCACGGAATACGTGGATGCCACTGCTATCGGTGGTGGAGAAGGGTTACCTTTGACCGGTGTGGGAGCGATGGAGATAGGTGAAGCAAGAGGCTTTATGTCGGGTGCCGCTGAAACATTGCG ACAAATTGGCGCCTCGAAAGAGGAAGCGTTGAGAGAGCAGGCAGAAGCAGGTGACGATTTGCGCAATGACTATgacgaagatgatgaaaTGGAATTATGA
- a CDS encoding uncharacterized protein (EggNog:ENOG410PJ36) has translation MRKLFGIKKKDERSSRHSLAGPPPSSFNPQANSYASTTPAQQFTPGSQPFHQPQTPQQYAPNRHSYAPPSQQQNQYQPPIQSQPAQARPGEPFRSQGDDLSQRGDYNGAAVMYEAALRVAPNDISLLLSRTMALSMTNPPRLDLALKDADTVIQLDPRSWQGWLEKGRILSRMGDLQAAEEALTNAVGFASDYGRNVAQSALADVRARRAQFSATTTTTSSPALTSTNTTPPTFSSPPAPPPPPPLIDVTAPTESTTTNLPLRPAQTPQPTTTSTAALSSASPAQTTQQPSAPTLQPINANSAWTPSSPGRATTPRPNVPNESSSNTTSQSARTNTVNRPANNSHMNPGFNDLLNWAENTPSEAPPAYSRNLSDPAQLQRQMDELTVALRQKNKGALSISPYTLSGNIDAIRLLYMGLAQADLTPREYGAPTYLHPSYSMMAVGSVSYPGSTFLDMDCETSGFYEGKYPATITISGYSEEYRAHQLLQQPILKLSLESEHLYPEVPLGKVVERLRKLRNQPSLEDDEGLKNLLNLSQTALARSGFQAGGSRQTRISFLCMTLTRSLHDASTRFIDTSKERFFCNHIFNPATTGIGMRNFLFQMLIGAEILIRLRKETTVTNYAGIVTDPISATIVLAALWMENVVIQGPKAGVKEDEAKAWSLYASQNQRQAEALIRFAEAMEWPYMDEFRSFIEGAYDEIISAKPVPSWDIYDWLYGLVLPGKIYRHRVMSCLVHSSATIKSFSSAPYWDNGIIVKDKSYWPRRTVLGRVLGGLKDVKSVCGWIGPAPAPVGNLSGWIRLKTRNVSIPVPVSTGANNRSVFQSLGFEEPDGRTESVQSFLKSFTDPDEWIEAPSPTPPRPYGALARVKFKDIQLTLLPNPAAASTTRSDLPPEEYRASLDFEVDGRKVTCTLYSNPVFVAAPPCVGSHVIHKRQADKYQKNVIKAADIKNKYPPANQLIVIDAMGPDEEVFARAWCAETGRHALVRKGDDCCYPCAVSVATERTGLGINVVIMC, from the exons ATGAGAAAGCTGTTCGGTATCAAGAAGAAGGATGAGCGCTCCTCCCGCCATTCTCTAGCAGGTCCCCCGCCGTCGAGCTTCAATCCCCAAGCAAATTCATACGCATCTACAACTCCAGCGCAACAATTTACCCCCGGTTCACAACCATTTCACCAACCACAGACACCACAACAGTATGCTCCAAATCGACATTCATATGCACCGCCTTCCCAGCAGCAAAACCAGTATCAACCGCCGATTCAGTCTCAACCAGCCCAGGCTAGACCGGGGGAACCATTCCGTTCCCAAGGCGATGATCTTTCACAAAGAGGCGATTATAACGGTGCTGCTGTGATGTATGAGGCAGCCTTGCGTGTTGCACCTAATGATATAAGCTTGCTTCTGAGCAGGACTATGGCTCTTTCAATGACAAATCCACCAAGGTTGGATTTGGCGCTAAAGGATGCCGACACGGTCATTCAGCTCGATCCAAGGTCGTGGCAAGGCTGGTTGGAGAAAGGAAGGATATTGTCGAGAATGGGTGACTTGCAAGCCGCGGAAGAAGCCTTGACAAATGCTGTTGGATTCGCTTCGGATTACGGTCGGAATGTTGCACAGAGTGCTCTGGCAGATGTGCGGGCTCGTCGAGCACAATTTTCTGCAACAACGACGACAACGTCATCTCCAGCCTTAACGTCCACGAACACCACGCCCCCGACGTTTTCGTCCCCGCcagctcctcctcctcctccgccaTTGATTGATGTGACAGCGCCCACCGAAAGCACGACAACTAATCTTCCGTTGCGTCCCGCGCAAACTCCGCAGCCAACCACCACCTCAACAGCGGCTCTGAGCAGCGCGAGTCCTGCGCAAACAACTCAGCAACCTAGCGCCCCAACGCTCCAGCCAATAAATGCAAATTCCGCATGGACTCCTTCTTCTCCCGGGCGTGCTACAACCCCGCGTCCAAACG TCCCAAATGAATCATCGAGCAATACCACAAGTCAATCAGCAAGGACGAATACTGTTAATCGCCCTGCAAATAACTCACACATGAATCCGGGCTTCAATGATCTCTTAAACTGGGCGGAGAACACACCATCAGAAGCTCCTCCTGCCTACAGCCGAAATTTGAGCGATCCCGCGCAACTCCAGAGGCAGATGGATGAGTTGACAGTAGCTCTCAGGCAGAAGAATAAAGGTGCTCTATCTATTAGCCCTTACACCTTATCCGGGAATATCGACGCCATACGCCTTTTGTATATGGGGTTAGCCCAAGCGGACCTCACTCCGAGGGAATATGGAGCTCCAACGTATCTCCATCCAAGCTACA GTATGATGGCAGTCGGAAGTGTTAGTTACCCAGGAAGCACATTTCTGGATATGGATTGCGAAACATCTGGTTTCTACGAGGGAAAGTATCCAGCAACAATCACCATCAGTGGCTATTCAGAGGAATACAGAGCCCATCAACTTTTGCAACAACCCATCCTTAAGCTCAGCCTCGAAAGTGAGCATCTATACCCAGAGGTCCCACTGGGAAAGGTTGTTGAGCGCCTCCGAAAGCTGAGGAACCAGCCATCCCTGGAAGACGATGAGGGACTGAAAAATCTCCTTAACTTGTCGCA GACAGCTCTTGCGCGGTCCGGATTCCAGGCTGGTGGATCGCGGCAAACTCGAATTTCGTTCCTATGCATGACGCTCACGCGCAGCCTTCACGACGCTTCCACTAGGTTCATCGATACTTCCAAGGAGCGATTTTTTTGCAATCACATTTTCAACCCCGCTACAACCGGAATTGGGATGAGAAATTTCCTTTTCCAAATGTTGATTGGTGCAGAGATCCTCATCCGTCTCAGAAAAGAGACCACGGTGACGAACTATGCTGGAATCGTTACCGACCCGATTTCAGCAACGATTGTACTGGCGGCATTATGGATGGAGAACGTCGTGATTCAAGGTCCCAAAGCT GGAGTGAAAGAAGACGAGGCTAAAGCTTGGTCTCTATACGCAAGCCAGAACCAACGTCAAGCTGAGGCCCTCATTCGATTTGCAGAGGCAATGGAATGGCCCTACATGGACGAATTCCGGAGCTTTATCGAAGGTGCTTATGATGAAATTATCTCCGCCAAACCCGTTCCGAGCTGGGATATTTACGATTGGCTCTACGGACTCGTTTTACCCGGTAAAATCTACAGGCACCGCGTCATGTCGTGTCTTGTTCATTCGTCAGCTACAATTAAATCATTCAGCTCAGCGCCATACTGGGATAACGGAATTATTGTAAAGGACAAAAGCTATTGGCCTCGAAGAACGGTTCTGGGTAGAGTTTTAGGTGGCCTGAAAGACGTCAAGAGTGTGTGCGGCTGGATTGGTCCGGCGCCTGCTCCCGTTGGAAATCTCAGCGGCTGGATTCGACTCAAGACACGCAACGTTTCTATTCCCGTGCCAGTGAGCACAGGCGCTAACAACCGAAGCGTCTTCCAAAGCCTGGGATTTGAAGAGCCTGATGGGAGGACAGAGAGTGTCCAGTCGTTCTTGAAGTCCTTCACAGACCCTGACGAATGGATAGAGGCACCGAGTCCAACTCCTCCCAGGCCATACGGAGCGTTGGCTCGGGTGAAGTTCAAGGATATCCAACTGACCCTTCTACCAAACCCCGCGGCAGCTTCGACCACGCGGTCCGATCTACCGCCCGAGGAATATCGTGCCTCGCTTGATTTCGAGGTTGACGGACGCAAAGTCACATGTACTCTCTACTCGAACCCTGTTTTCGTTGCGGCACCTCCATGCGTAGGCTCCCATGTTATCCATAAGCGCCAGGCAGATAAGTACCAGAAGAATGTTATCAAGGCTGCTGACATCAAAAACAAATATCCCCCTGCAAATCAGCTTATTGTTATCGACGCTATGGGCCCAGATGAGGAGGTTTTTGCAAGAGCCTGGTGTGCAGAGACTGGCCGACACGCACTCGTCAGGAAGGGAGACGACTGCTGCTATCCGTGTGCGGTATCCGTCGCCACCGAAAGAACTGGCTTGGGTATTAATGTGGTGATTATGTGTTAG
- the ALG10 gene encoding glucosyltransferase (CAZy:GT59~EggNog:ENOG410PKSX~COG:I,K,O,T~TransMembrane:11 (i67-87o93-115i139-163o200-227i288-311o331-352i373-397o417-439i488-508o514-532i553-575o)~BUSCO:6186at33183), which yields MTGGRPHRHRTLVKPTRLTALILSTCISYWLYKVNTIVPDPYLDEVFHVRQAQAYWRHQWREWDPKITTPPGLYLLSYVVAALGFVISRKPAVLTAAYLRCANGFILLNILPIVLKRLMKHVRGSSGAKKGVSAERQSGWEFTIVALNICLFPPIFFFSGLYYTDLASLLIVLEVYRRDLESANGAHLNSQNALSSHHSILLFLFGLVSLLFRQTNIFWSAVFLGGLQVVKMLHSLSVDAHSSDITSIMKSSWGLRQVYDPLVREAFFEDYLKACLSIGIAAAVNTRVIFVAFLPYISLLGAFGMFVLWNGSVVLGHKEFHTAGLHVPQMLYIWAYFMFFSWPVMVAPWVLALQRAFSSKNGMRELVKSLPRLSIAACFVVMMLLAVHFNTIVHPFTLADNRHYVFYVFRMLLRKPFIKYAVTPVYFLCGWASISAFGAGTSTAAEHQPGPAPMKYKRAVGPALTEGTADSPNSLHSKRDDPTDGVRVSFVIVWLASTTLCLITAPLVEPRYFIIPWVLWRLHIPSSIYSLQLSRSDNINASSNEASKQLIRYLPLIIEGVWFLIVNAVTGYMFLYRGFEWPQEPGKVQRFMW from the exons ATGACAGGGGGAAGGCCTCACAGGCATAGAACACTGGTCAAGCCAACACGCTTGACAGCTCTCATCTTATCGACATGCATATCTTACTGGTTATATAAGGTCAACACAATCGTGCCTGATCCATACCTGGATGAAGTCTTTCATGTCAGACAGGCACAAGCGTATTGGAGGCATCAGTGGAGAGAATGGGATCCGAAGATTACAACACCACCGGGATTGTATCTACTTTCCTATGTCGTCGCGGCATTAGGATTTGTGATATCTCGCAAACCAGCAGTTCTGACTGCTGCTTATCTTCGATGCGCGAATGGATTTATTCTGCTTAACATTCTACCGATTGTGTTGAAGAGATTGATGAAGCATGTACGAGGATCATCAGGAGCCAAAAAGGGGGTTTCGGCGGAGCGGCAGTCAGGCTGGGAATTTACTATAGTAGCGTTGAATATCTGCCTATTTCCGCcgatatttttcttttctggccTTTACTATACGGATCTGGCCTCGCTACTCATCGTGCTGGAGGTTTATCGTCGGGATTTGGAGAGTGCTAATGGAGCACATTTAAATTCCCAAAACGCCTTGTCCTCGCATCACTCCATCCTGCTCTTCCTTTTTGGCCTGGTGTCCCTGTTATTTCGCCAGACGAATATATTTTGGTCAGCAGTATTCCTAGGTGGATTGCAAGTCGTCAAGATGCTACATTCTTTGAGCGTAGACGCCCATTCCTCTGACATCACATCAATTATGAAGTCGAGCTGGGGCCTTCGACAAGTTTACGATCCACTGGTTAGAGAGGCATTTTTTGAAG ACTATCTCAAGGCTTGTCTATCAATCGGAATCGCCGCAGCGGTGAATACTCGCGTCATCTTCGTTGCATTTTTACCATACATCAGTCTCCTTGGTGCATTCGGGATGTTTGTTCTTTGGAATGGCAGTGTGGTTCTTG GTCATAAAGAATTCCACACAGCCGGGCTGCATGTCCCTCAGATGCTGTACATCTGGGCCTACTTTATGTTCTTTTCCTGGCCGGTTATGGTCGCGCCATGGGTTCTAGCTCTGCAGAGAGCTTTCAGCTCTAAAAATGGCATGCGTGAACTCGTCAAAAGCCTCCCTCGACTTAGCATTGCGGCGTGTTTCGTTGTGATGATGCTCCTAGCGGTCCATTTCAACACCATTGTTCACCCCTTTACTCTTGCCGATAACCGCCATTATGTATTTTACGTTTTCCGGATGCTACTTCGAAAGCCGTTCATCAAGTATGCTGTCACTCCGGTATATTTTCTCTGTGGTTGGGCCTCCATCTCAGCTTTCGGCGCAGGAACTTCAACTGCAGCAGAACACCAGCCTGGTCCAGCCCCTATGAAGTACAAAAGGGCCGTTGGTCCAGCATTAACAGAAGGCACAGCTGACTCTCCGAATTCCCTGCACTCTAAGCGTGATGACCCAACTGATGGAGTCCGAGTCAGCTTTGTGATCGTGTGGCTCGCATCAACAACTCTTTGCCTAATTACCGCACCTCTCGTTGAGCCACGGTATTTTATCATTCCTTGGGTCTTATGGCGGTTACATATCCCCTCATCGATATATTCGCTGCAACTAAGCCGAAGCGACAACATCAATGCATCCTCCAACGAGGCGAGCAAGCAGCTCATCCGATACTTACCTCTGATAATCGAGGGAGTATGGTTCTTGATAGTAAACGCGGTGACAGGGTACATGTTTTTATACAGAGGGTTTGAATGGCCGCAAGAGCCGGGAAAGGTGCAGCGATTTATGTGGTAA
- a CDS encoding uncharacterized protein (EggNog:ENOG410PR4K~COG:I~BUSCO:16167at33183) yields MATVRSSTLSPLLRSQFTKPLTATTTPTSIQSRAFNLPSLSSFAPQLSTPPPRSLSATRTLSFPPLPLFRIISAVESYRDFLPFLTASTVTARDRATGYPTQAYLTVGYGPLSETFHSKVECDEAKWTVGARSGDIAFQRKGEEGKDGGLFEYLDTIWKLEPLEGRAVGMEMTRVDLAVNFRFRNAMHAAMMSAVENQVAGMMIEAFEKRVMDVERRK; encoded by the coding sequence ATGGCTACCGTACGCTCTTCCACTCTCTCCCCGCTATTGCGGTCACAATTCACAAAACCACTCACTGCAACAACAACGCCGACATCAATCCAATCTCGAGCCTTCAACTTAccctccctctcctccttCGCACCACAGCTCTCCACACCACCTCCGCGCTCCCTCTCCGCCACGCGAACCCTCTCATTCCCACCCCTCCCGCTTTTCCGCATCATCTCCGCTGTTGAATCATACCGCGACTTCCTCCCTTTCCTTACCGCATCCACCGTCACGGCTCGCGACCGCGCAACCGGCTATCCCACCCAAGCCTACCTCACTGTCGGATATGGCCCTCTAAGCGAAACTTTCCATTCCAAAGTCGAGTGCGACGAGGCGAAGTGGACGGTGGGCGCGCGGAGCGGAGACATCGCATTCCAGCGCAAGGGCGAGGAGGGCAAGGACGGCGGCCTGTTTGAGTATCTGGATACGATATGGAAACTGGAGCCGCTGGAAGGGAGAGCTGTGGGCATGGAGATGACGAGGGTGGATTTGGCGGTGAATTTCCGGTTTAGGAATGCGATGCATGCGGCGATGATGAGTGCGGTGGAGAATCAGGTTGCTGGGATGATGATAGAGGCGTTTGAGAAGAGGGTGATGGATGTGGAGCGGCGGAAGTGA
- a CDS encoding mitochondrial 37S ribosomal protein mS42 (EggNog:ENOG410PNDY~COG:P~BUSCO:9716at33183) produces the protein MIFQRLLRPQLGLRAVSSTKTFLSQSHARGVHSVPTLMYDATFRENGVSELLSPEGYDMAWTQYQGMVVDKLNLLTAGTPDESLPAGSLLLKYARDASMASLFNYASMAHNNHFFFNCISPEPVAIPQKLEEAIDESCSSLDSLKAEFLATANAMFGPGFVWLVKVKDTAELKILCTYIAGSPYPGAHFRRQSVDMATQTTGVAGGENPQVASKLATRTFGAMGPYSKSKVLAPGGADIHPILCVNTWEHVWLRDWGIGGKPGYLEKWWDRINWDEVFQNYNQVGPESVLSSKRSRSHAPYYS, from the exons ATGATATTCCAAAGGCTATTACGGCCGCAGCTCGGTCTGCGCGCCGTATCTTCAACTAAA ACATTCCTATCGCAATCCCATGCTCGAGGTGTCCACAGCGTCCCGACGTTGATGTACGATGCCACCTTCAGAGAAAATGGCGTTTCAGAGTTATTATCGCCAGAGGGCTACGATATGGCCTGGACCCAATATCAAGGCATGGTGGTGGACAAATTGAACTTGTTGACGGCTG GAACGCCCGACGAGAGTCTGCCGGCAGGATCGCTCCTGCTCAAATACGCCCGAGATGCCAGTATGGCGTCGCTCTTCAACTATGCCTCGATGGCACATAACAAccatttctttttcaacTGCATT TCCCCCGAACCCGTCGCCATTCCTCAGAAACTCGAAGAAGCTATCGACGAATCATGCTCCTCCCTGGACTCACTCAAAGCGGAATTCCTCGCAACCGCCAACGCTATGTTTGGTCCAGGATTTGTGTGGTTGGTCAAGGTTAAGGATACCGCGGAACTGAAGATTCTCTGCACCTACATCGCCGGCTCTCCTTATCCCGGAGCGCATTTCCGTCGTCAGTCTGTCGATATGGCAACCCAAACAACCGGAGTTGCCGGAGGTGAAAACCCCCAAGTTGCTAGTAAATTAGCAACAAGAACATTCGGTGCGATGGGACCGTATTCAAAGAGCAAGGTTTTGGCTCCCGGCGGTGCCGACATTCATCCCATCCTCTGCGTGAACACCTGGGAGCATGTTTGGCTCCGAGACTGGGGCATTGGTGGTAAGCCCGGTTACCTTGAGAAATGGTGGGACAGGATCAATTGGGACGAGGTATTCCAAAATTACAATCAGGTTGGACCAGAGTCTGTACTGAGCTCCAAGCGGTCACGGAGCCATGCGCCCTATTACTCCTGA
- a CDS encoding uncharacterized protein (EggNog:ENOG410Q579), translated as MLITMPATIPGKNPAATATPGIAGQSSDVDSLRLGIGRGVAEMVVIAGGEVDVGSGVVIDVEDAVFEGVVSTLQLPLSHTYPWGQHPLPHCERGSRSFVVLTTLEGSLDTFCRCISQVIGLIVVQSLPLGQQTRVVELSRLRQVEDLGQQKLDGSFSSGHLDKFGSAQDSVSRGKISKARPDIDAQ; from the coding sequence ATGCTTATCACGATGCCAGCCACTATTCCAGGAAAGAATCCCGCCGCAACTGCAACGCCAGGAATCGCTGGACAATCTTCAGATGTTGACTCGTTGAGGCTGGGAATTGGTAGAGGGGTGGCTGAAATGGTGGTAATTGCTGGAGGAGAAGTCGATGTTGGCTCGGGAGTCGTAATCGACGTAGAAGACGCGGTCTTTGAAGGAGTTGTATCAACTTTACAGCTTCCATTATCGCACACATATCCATGGGGACAGCATCCGCTCCCGCATTGCGAAAGAGGCTCCAGGAGCTTCGTGGTTTTGACCACACTGGAGGGGTCTTTGGACACATTCTGTCGTTGTATATCGCAGGTTATCGGCCTGATCGTCGTGCAGTCTCTCCCTTTGGGACAACAAACCAGAGTTGTTGAGTTATCTAGACTAAGGCAAGTCGAGGATCTCGGGCAGCAGAAATTGGACGGAAGCTTTTCGTCAGGACATCTAGATAAATTTGGCTCCGCACAAGATTCGGTATCTCGTGGCAAGATATCGAAGGCAAGACCTGATATAGACGCACAATGA
- the GPI17 gene encoding GPI transamidase component (BUSCO:278643at4751~EggNog:ENOG410PFJ8~COG:M,O~TransMembrane:2 (i27-45o545-564i)~BUSCO:6664at33183) — MEESKGTASARRTPPPEKPESIRARSLVIAAFWAVIIFLGLPMWWTTTSIYRARLPLDEMTDWAAGKSCRPVFPLQIEVRAPSIQIQDARNLVQSTQHALDDLNDFSAHHLRLQLVEGQQTSRNQSPDIADYYMTVKIFPNAALTVRLLPQDNATVATSRLHQYSEHLDIFYPPSQLTSHSSLAAFIAGELQNLFSEEKATLQYILSKSNMLGPTLQPSITGRLSTQGLQPSHGSSKEQRNPVINPVAPELMESIARRIGRSFKYADTYHLSFSLFTPGAEPSSWDIEPALQEYLMPLLKTFAPISNFSIDTQVQPYATFSPTFTPPEYDEIRGAWTLKKEDLSAFINAAEWPLSPSIGGGPTINFIVYVPSPTQSPLLIKDSLATSWLIPQWGGVVILNPPVSNADELPTNPAHLTRQTLHSAISTFSHQLLSLLGVPSSPSPLPLRLQHLTRMHTASLLLSASSTMGSLARLTRSLPSIPIPATVATSVSRTLSHLSAACDFLRDGQFAQALASARVAESEAEKSFFEKSMVGQVYFPDEHKVAVYLPLLGPIGVPLVLALVKEMKRLVVAWKARNR; from the exons ATGGAGGAAAGCAAAGGGACAGCGAGTGCCCGGCGCACTCCGCCGCCAGAGAAACCGGAGTCAATCCGCGCCAGATCATTGGTGATAGCAGCGTTTTGGGCAGTGATAATATTTTTGGGACTTCCGATGTGGTGGACAACTACCTCCATATATAGAGCCCGGCTTCCGCTGGATGAAATGACCGACTGGGCTGCTGGGAAG TCATGCCGACCAGTGTTTCCACTTCAAATAGAGGTTCGAGCGCCTTCAATCCAGATCCAGGATGCGAGAAACCTAGTTCAGTCCACACAGCATGCACTTGACGACCTCAACGATTTCTCCGCACATCATCTTCGGCTTCAGCTTGTGGAAGGGCAGCAAACCTCCAGAAATCAATCTCCCGATATCGCGGATTACTACATGACCGTTAAAATCTTTCCGAATGCTGCTCTGACCGTGCGACTTCTTCCGCAAGATAATGCCACTGTAGCGACCTCTCGTTTGCATCAGTACTCCGAGCACCTGGACATATTTTATCCGCCCAGCCAGTTGACATCGCATTCCTCTCTCGCAGCATTTATCGCTGGTGAATTACAAAATCTGTTTAGCGAAGAGAAAGCCACGCTGCAATACATACTCTCCAAAAGCAATATGCTAGGTCCCACGCTCCAGCCCTCCATTACTGGCAGGCTATCTACACAGGGATTGCAGCCTTCGCACGGCAGTAGTAAAGAGCAAAGGAACCCTGTTATTAACCCGGTTGCTCCTGAATTGATGGAGTCGATTGCTCGCCGGATCGGTCGATCTTTCAAATACGCGGATACATACCATCTGAGCTTTTCGCTTTTCACTCCCGGTGCGGAGCCTTCTTCATGGGATATTGAACCAGCGTTACAAGAATACTTAATGCCACTACTCAAGACATTCGCCCCTATAAGCAACTTCTCAATTGATACCCAGGTGCAACCGTATGCCACGTTTTCGCCCACATTTACACCCCCCGAATACGACGAAATACGTGGAGCATGGACTCTTAAAAAGGAAGATTTAAGTGCCTTTATAAATGCCGCAGAATGGCCCCTCAGCCCTAGCATTGGCGGCGGTCCCACGATCAATTTCATCGTCTATGTTCCCTCACCTACCCAATCGCCGCTTCTGATCAAAGACAGCCTTGCAACGAGCTGGTTGATCCCCCAATGGGGTGGAGTCGTCATTCTCAACCCGCCTGTGTCCAACGCCGACGAATTACCGACAAACCCAGCCCATCTTACCAGACAAACCCTACACTCCGCCATATCCACATTCTCTCATCaacttctctctctcctaGGCGTTCCTTCTTCCCCGTCCCCTCTCCCCCTACGCCTCCAACACCTAACCCGAATGCACACGGCATCACTACTCCTCTCAGCATCATCGACGATGGGCTCTCTTGCCCGACTCACACGCTCACTCCCTTCAATTCCCATCCCCGCAACCGTTGCAACATCAGTCTCGCGCACCCTCTCACACCTCTCAGCCGCCTGTGACTTCCTGCGAGATGGACAATTCGCCCAGGCTCTCGCTTCAGCCCGTGTTGCCGAGAGCGAAGCGGAAAAGAGCTTTTTCGAGAAGAGCATGGTTGGACAGGTGTATTTCCCAGATGAACATAAAGTCGCGGTTTATTTGCCCCTCCTGGGACCAATCGGTGTTCCACTTGTATTGGCGCTGGTTAAAGAGATGAAAAGGCTAGTAGTAGCGTGGAAAGCTAGAAACCGGTAG
- a CDS encoding uncharacterized protein (EggNog:ENOG410PKP7~COG:U~BUSCO:13737at33183) — MAVNDIITDPSLLPVLKASSETLTQCQNLLGLLDPTALTSPLPQETVLNISKQQKLVFSLLSQLRGLNREAILNVRATKQATAEARQEIDRLHLHLQNLYYEQRHLSGEIAACESYDHPYTSLPLIPVQEFLAIYPEHANSNDNELMIARINHEHAEREKLEQARQELLKRKQALIAENKKRKDDLASLDLDLERFIDAAKPIQKLFEKEYAVASRKTSVDEK, encoded by the exons ATGGCCGTCAACGATATTATCACCGATCCTTCGCTCCTTCCAGTCTTGAAAGCTAGCTCCGAGACCTTGACGCAGTGCCAGAACCTGCTTGGGTTGCTGGACCCAACCGCTCTCACCTCCCCTCTACCCCAAGAGACTGTCTTAAACATCTCAAAACAACAGAAGCTCGTGTTTTCATTGCTCTCGCAGCTCCGGGGACTGAACCGCGAAGCTATCCTTAATGTTCGAGCGACAAAGCAGGCCACTGCGGAAGCGCGCCAGGAGATTGACCGACTTCACCTCCACCTTCAGAATTTATACTACGAACAAAGACATCTCAGTGGAGAAATCGCCGCATGCGAGTCATACGA CCACCCGTATACATCGCTGCCTCTAATCCCCGTTCAAGAGTTCCTTGCCATTTACCCCGAACATGCAAATTCCAACGATAATGAACTCATGATCGCGCGAATAAACCACGAACACGCTGAACGGGAAAAGCTGGAACAAGCCCGGCAGGAGCTGTTGAAGAGAAAGCAAGCCTTGATCGCTGAAAACAAGAAGAGGAAGGACGATCTGGCTAGTCTAGACTTAGACTTGGAGCGATTCATTGAT GCTGCCAAACCGATCCAGAAGCTTTTTGAGAAGGAGTATGCGGTGGCAAGCCGTAAAACAAGCGTCGATGAGAAGTGA